A single Montipora foliosa isolate CH-2021 chromosome 7, ASM3666993v2, whole genome shotgun sequence DNA region contains:
- the LOC138009545 gene encoding uncharacterized protein gives MINYSVLNFCPSPKKHVYMHDELLLCNWRLTMSEEGALSVRFREAKTFCEEEELVEKSVPSLTKYKNKWTLSVFGEWQFAGTIKVPVLDPGGLFKDYDLHKIATVCTGIEEMDALSLNYWLSKFVMEVAKKTGERYPAKTIYGIVCGIRRQLEEKNGAEALNPLELLLTTGIALFT, from the coding sequence ATGATAAATTATTCAGTGTTAAATTTTTGCCCTTCGCCGAAAAAACACGTTTACATGCATGATGAATTGTTGTTGTGCAATTGGCGTCTGACCATGAGTGAAGAAGGGGCGTTGTCTGTAAGGTTTAGAGAGGCGAAAACCTTTTGCGAAGAAGAAGAGTTAGTGGAGAAATCTGTTCCCTCTTTAACAAagtataagaacaagtggaccCTGTCAGTTTTTGGTGAATGGCAATTTGCTGGGACGATAAAAGTGCCCGTTTTAGATCCAGGAGGCCTTTTCAAGGACTATGACTTACATAAGATCGCGACGGTCTGTACAGGTATCGAAGAAATGGACGCGTTGAGTCTAAATTACTGGTTAAGCAAATTCGTTATGGAAGTGGCTAAGAAGACCGGCGAGAGATATCCTGCGAAAACTATTTACGGAATAGTTTGTGGTATCCGACGCCAGCTGGAGGAGAAAAATGGTGCTGAAGCGTTAAATCCTCTTGAATTGTTGTTAACGACAGGTATTGCATTGTTTACATGA